The Parashewanella tropica genome window below encodes:
- the ispE gene encoding 4-(cytidine 5'-diphospho)-2-C-methyl-D-erythritol kinase: MQFPTRWPAPAKLNLFLHINGRREDGYHELQTLFQFIDTCDYLEFKLTNEPPLVLHSELNEVVAPSDNLILKAAKLLKKHTSYSGGAEISLEKNLPMGGGIGGGSSNAATTLVALNALWKTGLSIDELAELGVQLGADVPVFARGFAAFAEGVGEKLTPVTLPENYYLVLTPNVHVSTAKVFSDPDLPRNTPKLSLATLMQNTWQNDCQTLVAKLHPQVAKALDWLVEYAPSRMTGTGACVFGEFEDKQQALKVLSQLPADLSGFVAQGLNQSPLIELIAE, from the coding sequence ATGCAGTTCCCAACTCGCTGGCCAGCACCAGCCAAACTTAATTTATTTCTTCATATTAATGGTCGCCGTGAAGATGGCTATCACGAGTTACAGACCTTGTTTCAGTTTATTGATACTTGCGACTATTTAGAGTTTAAATTGACCAATGAACCACCCTTGGTTTTACATTCTGAATTAAATGAGGTTGTCGCTCCCAGCGATAACTTAATTCTAAAAGCTGCAAAATTGTTAAAAAAACACACGTCGTATTCTGGTGGCGCTGAAATTTCTCTAGAAAAAAACTTGCCTATGGGTGGTGGAATTGGCGGTGGTTCTTCCAATGCAGCCACGACATTAGTTGCATTAAATGCCTTGTGGAAAACCGGATTATCCATCGACGAGTTAGCAGAGCTCGGTGTACAACTCGGTGCTGATGTCCCTGTATTTGCTAGGGGTTTTGCGGCATTTGCTGAAGGAGTCGGTGAGAAACTGACGCCCGTAACATTACCCGAAAATTACTACTTAGTGCTCACCCCAAATGTGCATGTTTCGACCGCTAAAGTCTTTTCAGATCCAGATTTACCTCGAAATACGCCTAAGCTTTCGCTAGCAACATTAATGCAAAATACGTGGCAAAATGACTGCCAAACCTTGGTTGCCAAGCTGCATCCTCAAGTTGCCAAGGCATTAGACTGGCTGGTAGAATATGCGCCGTCCAGAATGACCGGAACAGGCGCATGCGTGTTTGGGGAGTTCGAAGATAAGCAACAAGCTCTCAAGGTGTTATCTCAGTTACCCGCTGATTTATCTGGTTTTGTCGCTCAAGGACTGAACCAATCGCCATTGATTGAGCTAATTGCGGAATAA
- a CDS encoding HAD family hydrolase: MASACSSTDHFLVHVSLLQGQKLYFEAAHVPSDIRQCSPKASIPVNFSYDKNESHYIAKQLPANLRLVNYFPERNDFVFKLSSMSTGIKKVHAKQVMDLCKGACVEKLKPSATNKPSEVNLQISTFDELQRPLRKHINEPNLYIVVDFADVIASQIYQKQDPEHPAWQLIENKFKEFVAFLKQADLRHKLILLTHCSKEHLPDILKKLESEHFHEAWFDDIEYVDEDQSKGAALKQFVSKQDSSPSHILFVDDTTENLKSMKQTFPDCSTTVQFMTGILGDLTYWAKRSGSSCLYKFLDDPDFPRAKSLHQQWLSYQQRQPTVTEV, encoded by the coding sequence ATGGCTTCAGCTTGCTCTTCTACCGATCACTTTCTCGTTCACGTATCACTTCTTCAAGGTCAAAAACTGTATTTTGAAGCCGCTCACGTACCAAGTGATATTCGGCAGTGCTCCCCAAAGGCAAGCATCCCCGTTAACTTTAGTTATGATAAAAATGAAAGCCATTACATTGCTAAGCAATTACCCGCTAATTTAAGATTGGTAAACTATTTTCCAGAACGCAATGACTTCGTATTTAAACTTTCTTCAATGTCAACAGGAATAAAAAAAGTACATGCCAAACAAGTCATGGACCTATGTAAAGGTGCATGTGTTGAAAAATTGAAACCTTCAGCAACAAATAAACCTTCTGAGGTTAATTTACAAATTTCGACGTTTGATGAACTTCAACGACCACTGCGTAAACACATCAATGAACCTAACTTATATATTGTCGTTGATTTTGCAGATGTTATCGCAAGCCAAATTTATCAAAAACAAGACCCTGAACACCCAGCGTGGCAGCTCATAGAAAACAAATTCAAAGAATTCGTCGCGTTTTTAAAGCAGGCCGATTTGCGTCATAAATTAATTCTTCTAACTCATTGCTCGAAAGAACACCTACCCGATATATTAAAGAAACTAGAGTCAGAACACTTTCATGAAGCATGGTTTGATGACATCGAATATGTAGATGAAGATCAATCGAAAGGAGCGGCATTAAAGCAATTTGTCTCTAAACAAGATTCATCGCCGTCACACATTCTTTTTGTGGATGACACCACTGAAAACCTCAAAAGCATGAAACAAACTTTCCCTGATTGTTCTACAACGGTTCAGTTCATGACCGGCATTCTAGGAGATTTAACCTATTGGGCGAAACGCAGTGGTTCGAGTTGCTTGTATAAATTTCTTGATGATCCTGATTTCCCTAGGGCAAAAAGTCTCCACCAACAGTGGCTTAGCTATCAACAGAGACAGCCTACCGTTACAGAGGTTTGA
- the prfA gene encoding peptide chain release factor 1 has product MKDSVIRKLEGLLERNDEVTALLGDPDTISDQDKFRALSKEFAQLEEVVKTFKAYQQAQGDLETAQEMMEEDDPDLKEMAQEELSVAKEAIETLEHDLQILLLPKDPNDDTNAFVEIRAGAGGDEAAIFAGDLFRMYSRYAEANKWQVEIMSQNEGEHGGFKEIILKMSGESVYGKMKFESGGHRVQRVPETESQGRVHTSAVTVVVMHEVPEAEAIEINPADLKVDTFRASGAGGQHVNKTDSAIRITHIPTGLVVECQDQRSQHKNRAQAMSVLSARLQSMEDEKRRSEEESTRRSLVASGDRSERIRTYNFPQGRVSDHRINLTLYRLGEVMEGDLNAILDPIMQEYQADQLAALGE; this is encoded by the coding sequence ATGAAGGATTCCGTGATCCGCAAGCTTGAAGGCTTGCTAGAACGTAATGATGAAGTTACCGCGCTGTTAGGCGATCCTGACACCATTTCCGATCAAGACAAGTTTCGTGCCCTTTCAAAAGAATTTGCGCAACTAGAAGAAGTGGTCAAAACCTTTAAAGCTTACCAGCAAGCCCAAGGCGATCTTGAAACCGCTCAAGAGATGATGGAAGAAGACGATCCTGATCTCAAAGAAATGGCACAAGAAGAACTTTCCGTTGCCAAAGAGGCGATTGAAACCTTAGAGCACGATTTACAAATTCTATTACTGCCAAAAGATCCGAACGACGATACCAACGCCTTTGTTGAAATTCGTGCCGGTGCAGGTGGTGACGAAGCGGCTATTTTTGCAGGCGACTTGTTCCGCATGTACAGCCGTTATGCTGAGGCGAACAAATGGCAAGTGGAAATCATGAGCCAAAACGAAGGTGAGCACGGCGGCTTTAAAGAAATTATTTTGAAAATGAGCGGCGAAAGCGTTTACGGCAAAATGAAGTTCGAGTCTGGCGGTCACCGAGTTCAACGTGTACCAGAAACCGAATCTCAAGGCCGTGTTCATACTTCTGCAGTAACCGTTGTGGTTATGCACGAAGTGCCTGAAGCTGAAGCGATTGAAATCAATCCAGCCGACTTAAAAGTCGATACTTTCCGTGCATCAGGCGCGGGTGGTCAGCACGTGAACAAGACCGATTCGGCCATTCGTATTACTCATATCCCAACCGGATTAGTGGTTGAATGTCAGGATCAACGTTCGCAGCATAAAAACCGTGCTCAAGCTATGAGTGTGTTGTCGGCTCGACTGCAATCGATGGAAGATGAAAAGCGCCGTAGCGAAGAAGAATCAACACGTCGTAGCCTAGTCGCCAGTGGTGACCGTTCTGAGCGTATTCGTACCTATAACTTCCCACAAGGTCGTGTCAGTGATCACCGCATCAACCTTACACTATATCGTTTGGGCGAAGTGATGGAAGGTGACTTAAATGCGATTCTTGATCCTATCATGCAAGAGTACCAAGCTGACCAACTGGCGGCACTTGGCGAGTAA
- a CDS encoding tetratricopeptide repeat protein yields MSNFCVTDDITLPGSLLRLSEHIGFSSYQSSHWAWLELSGGVMSHYLMDQQHRFDSLLSWFYGDLGFCQRQNYFGADAADLALTLTSKQGNSTTLGCLLMLLCKQLDIETSLLFLPCNAILRVKLNNKVHFINPLTGKAVDRKYMHSLVRGEIGNHAKLSAKYFKAVTSKELMSRLLHELKSGCIVSQKFEQALECCNLLLKWHPDDVQLNRERAFVAEQLGCIKMAAEDLQHFVENSPHDPMIELVKIQIKELNQHTETYH; encoded by the coding sequence ATGAGCAATTTTTGTGTAACTGATGACATCACCTTACCAGGCTCACTACTTCGTCTTAGTGAGCACATAGGCTTTAGTTCATACCAAAGCAGCCATTGGGCGTGGTTAGAGTTATCAGGTGGTGTAATGAGCCATTACTTAATGGATCAACAACACCGTTTTGACTCTCTATTATCATGGTTCTATGGCGACCTAGGGTTTTGCCAACGACAAAATTACTTTGGTGCCGATGCGGCCGATCTCGCTTTAACTCTCACATCTAAACAAGGTAATTCCACGACACTCGGTTGCCTGTTAATGTTGTTGTGTAAGCAGTTAGATATAGAGACATCATTACTATTTCTACCCTGCAATGCCATTTTACGGGTGAAATTAAATAATAAAGTTCACTTTATTAACCCACTGACAGGCAAAGCGGTCGACCGAAAATATATGCACTCGCTAGTCAGAGGCGAAATTGGCAACCACGCCAAGTTAAGTGCCAAATACTTTAAAGCCGTTACGTCGAAAGAGCTCATGTCACGACTGCTCCACGAGCTAAAGTCAGGCTGTATCGTTTCGCAAAAATTTGAACAAGCCCTAGAATGCTGCAACCTCTTGTTAAAATGGCATCCCGATGATGTTCAATTAAACCGTGAGCGTGCTTTCGTAGCCGAGCAATTAGGCTGCATTAAAATGGCCGCTGAAGATTTGCAGCACTTTGTTGAAAACAGTCCACACGATCCTATGATCGAACTGGTTAAAATCCAGATAAAAGAGCTAAATCAACACACCGAAACCTATCATTAG
- the kdsA gene encoding 3-deoxy-8-phosphooctulonate synthase, which produces MDQKTIQIGDISVANDKPFVLFGGMNVLESRDLAMKIAEHYVEVTSKLGIPYVFKASFDKANRSSVHSFRGPGMEEGLKIFEEIKSTFNVPLITDVHEPHQCQPVADVVDVIQLPAFLARQTDLVVAMAKTGAIINVKKPQFLAPHEMRHIIKKFNEAGNDHIMLCERGSSFGYNNLVVDMLGMDEMKQSGYPVIFDATHALQRPGGRADSAGGRRAQATELARSGMALGLGGLFIEAHPDPDNAKCDGPCALPLHQLEGYLSQMKALDDLVKSFPALDTSK; this is translated from the coding sequence ATGGATCAAAAAACCATTCAAATCGGCGATATCTCTGTCGCCAACGACAAACCTTTTGTGCTTTTTGGTGGCATGAATGTGTTGGAATCTCGTGACTTAGCGATGAAAATTGCCGAGCATTATGTGGAAGTCACCTCTAAGCTAGGCATTCCTTACGTATTTAAAGCCTCTTTTGATAAAGCGAACCGTAGTTCGGTTCACTCATTCCGTGGCCCAGGAATGGAAGAAGGCCTTAAGATTTTTGAAGAAATTAAGTCGACCTTTAATGTTCCTTTGATCACTGACGTTCATGAGCCACACCAATGTCAGCCGGTAGCGGATGTTGTTGATGTCATCCAGTTACCTGCATTCTTGGCTCGTCAAACTGATTTGGTTGTGGCTATGGCAAAAACCGGCGCCATCATCAATGTGAAAAAACCTCAGTTTTTAGCGCCTCACGAAATGCGTCATATCATCAAAAAATTCAACGAAGCGGGTAACGACCACATCATGCTATGTGAACGTGGCAGTAGCTTTGGCTACAACAACCTTGTGGTTGATATGCTGGGTATGGATGAGATGAAGCAATCGGGTTACCCAGTGATCTTTGATGCCACTCACGCCCTACAGCGTCCAGGTGGGCGTGCTGATTCAGCTGGCGGTCGTCGCGCTCAAGCTACCGAGTTAGCTCGAAGCGGTATGGCATTAGGGTTAGGCGGTTTGTTTATTGAAGCTCACCCAGATCCTGATAACGCCAAATGTGATGGCCCATGTGCCCTGCCACTTCACCAACTTGAAGGCTATCTATCACAAATGAAAGCTCTGGATGATTTAGTAAAATCATTCCCTGCGTTAGATACCAGTAAGTAA
- a CDS encoding ribose-phosphate pyrophosphokinase — protein sequence MPDIKLFAGNATPSLAEKIADRLFCKLGDAEVGRFSDGEISVQINENVRGADVFIIQSTCAPTNDNLMELIVMVDALRRASAGRITAVIPYFGYARQDRRVRSARVPITAKVVADFLSSVGVDRVLTCDLHAEQIQGFFDVPVDNVFGSPVLLEDMLAKELDNPVVVSPDIGGVVRARAVAKLLNDSDLAIIDKRRPKANVSQVMHIIGDVEGRDCIIVDDMIDTGGTLCKAAEALKQSGANRVFAYATHPVFSGDAAKNIANSMIDEVIVTDTVPLSPEMEKVSNVSQRTMSGVLAEAIRRVSNEESISAMFKH from the coding sequence GTGCCCGACATCAAGCTTTTTGCTGGGAACGCCACTCCCAGTCTTGCTGAGAAGATTGCCGACCGTCTATTCTGTAAACTTGGAGATGCTGAAGTAGGTCGTTTTAGTGACGGCGAAATCAGTGTCCAAATCAACGAAAACGTACGTGGTGCCGATGTATTCATCATCCAATCTACTTGCGCTCCAACCAATGATAACTTAATGGAATTAATCGTAATGGTAGACGCACTTCGTCGTGCTTCTGCTGGTCGTATTACTGCCGTTATTCCTTACTTTGGTTATGCTCGCCAAGACCGTCGTGTTCGTAGTGCTCGTGTACCTATCACAGCTAAAGTAGTTGCGGATTTCTTATCAAGCGTTGGTGTTGACCGCGTATTGACTTGTGATTTACACGCTGAGCAAATCCAAGGATTCTTTGACGTACCAGTTGATAACGTATTCGGTAGCCCAGTGTTACTTGAAGACATGCTTGCGAAAGAACTGGATAACCCTGTTGTGGTTTCACCAGATATCGGCGGTGTAGTGCGTGCACGTGCTGTAGCTAAACTGCTTAACGATTCAGACTTAGCCATCATCGACAAGCGTCGTCCTAAAGCGAACGTGTCTCAAGTGATGCACATTATTGGTGATGTTGAAGGTCGTGACTGTATCATTGTTGATGACATGATCGATACTGGTGGTACTTTATGTAAAGCTGCTGAAGCATTGAAGCAAAGCGGTGCTAACCGCGTATTCGCTTATGCCACTCACCCAGTATTTTCTGGTGATGCAGCGAAAAACATCGCTAATTCGATGATTGATGAAGTGATTGTGACAGACACAGTGCCGCTAAGCCCAGAAATGGAAAAAGTGAGCAATGTGAGCCAAAGAACCATGTCGGGTGTATTAGCCGAAGCAATTCGTCGTGTAAGCAATGAAGAGTCTATCTCTGCGATGTTTAAGCATTAG
- the prmC gene encoding peptide chain release factor N(5)-glutamine methyltransferase, whose product MLPLTIAQALSRASEQLARTSDTASLDAEVCLQHILNKNRTYLYTWPDKALSEHEQNSFEEMISKRAQGHPVAHLVGEREFWSLPLLVNATTLIPRPDTEVLVETALNLALPGNAKVLDLGTGTGAIALALASEKPDWQITAIDKVSDAVKLAQTNQQRLELNNVTIKQSDWFSAVKAQAFDLIVSNPPYIDEQDEHLAQGDVRFEPLSALTAPDEGFADLFHIADIAKNYLKPNGYLLMEHGYQQGLLLRQQLEQLGYLQVKTIKDFGNNERCTLARVSDSIR is encoded by the coding sequence ATGCTACCTCTAACCATTGCACAAGCATTATCACGGGCAAGTGAACAACTTGCCCGTACTTCTGATACCGCCAGCCTAGATGCCGAAGTGTGCTTGCAGCATATTCTCAATAAAAATCGTACTTACCTCTACACTTGGCCAGATAAAGCCCTTTCTGAACACGAGCAAAATAGCTTTGAAGAGATGATCAGCAAACGTGCACAAGGTCATCCTGTTGCGCATCTTGTGGGTGAACGCGAATTTTGGTCATTACCCTTATTGGTGAATGCCACTACTTTGATCCCAAGACCAGATACGGAAGTTTTGGTTGAAACCGCGCTTAACTTAGCCTTACCTGGCAACGCTAAGGTATTAGATTTAGGTACAGGAACGGGCGCAATAGCGTTGGCTTTAGCTTCAGAAAAACCAGATTGGCAAATCACCGCTATTGATAAAGTGAGTGATGCGGTAAAGCTTGCTCAAACCAATCAACAACGTCTTGAGCTAAATAATGTCACCATCAAACAAAGTGATTGGTTCTCAGCAGTTAAAGCTCAAGCATTTGATCTTATCGTATCAAACCCACCGTATATTGATGAGCAAGATGAACACTTAGCTCAAGGCGATGTGCGTTTTGAGCCTCTCAGTGCATTAACCGCTCCCGACGAAGGGTTTGCGGATTTATTTCATATTGCTGATATTGCCAAAAATTACCTGAAGCCAAATGGCTATTTATTAATGGAGCATGGCTATCAACAAGGCCTTCTGTTGCGCCAACAGCTGGAACAATTAGGCTATTTACAGGTAAAAACGATAAAAGATTTTGGCAATAATGAGCGTTGTACATTGGCAAGAGTTTCTGACTCAATTAGGTAG
- the serA gene encoding phosphoglycerate dehydrogenase encodes MSAKHSLEKNKINILLLEGLHPSAEEVLRQEGYTNIQSFKSSLVGDDLEQAIKDVHFIGIRSRTQLTEEVIAKANKLAAIGCFCIGTNQVDLEAAARAGIPVFNAPFSNTRSVAELVLGEIIMLMRGIPEKNTKAHAGQWLKSAAGSHEVRGKTLGIVGYGHIGTQLGILAETLGMQVIFYDIEKKLPLGNAKQIATLNKLLAQSDVVSLHVPQTKSTKNMISSAQLEKMKAGSHLINASRGTVVDIDALASAVSSGHIAGAAIDVFPVEPKSNQDEFNSPLRGLDNVILTPHVGGSTAEAQANIGIEVAGKLAKYSDNGSTISAVNFPEVSLSSYEGRSRLLHIHQNKPGVLIQINQAFSEKGINISAQHLQTKGDIGYVVMEVDSDQAQSALAELNTIKETIRTRVLF; translated from the coding sequence ATGTCTGCCAAGCATTCGCTTGAAAAAAACAAAATCAACATCTTGCTTCTTGAAGGGCTTCATCCTTCTGCTGAAGAGGTTCTACGACAAGAAGGCTATACCAATATTCAATCTTTCAAGTCATCCTTAGTGGGCGATGATCTTGAACAAGCAATAAAAGATGTTCACTTTATTGGTATTCGTTCTCGTACTCAGTTAACTGAAGAAGTTATAGCTAAAGCCAATAAATTGGCCGCTATTGGTTGTTTTTGTATTGGAACCAATCAAGTTGACTTAGAAGCCGCAGCTAGAGCTGGCATACCAGTATTCAACGCCCCATTCTCTAATACGCGTAGCGTTGCTGAATTAGTGCTCGGTGAAATCATCATGCTGATGCGTGGTATTCCTGAAAAAAATACCAAAGCACATGCAGGGCAGTGGCTAAAATCAGCAGCAGGTAGCCACGAAGTGAGAGGTAAAACTTTGGGGATCGTAGGCTACGGACACATTGGCACTCAATTGGGGATTTTGGCTGAAACCCTTGGTATGCAAGTAATTTTTTACGACATTGAGAAAAAGCTGCCTTTAGGGAATGCTAAACAAATTGCAACACTCAATAAATTATTAGCTCAATCTGATGTCGTCAGCTTACATGTACCTCAAACTAAATCCACTAAAAACATGATTAGCTCCGCTCAACTTGAGAAAATGAAAGCAGGCAGCCACCTGATCAACGCTTCTCGTGGAACAGTCGTCGATATTGATGCCTTAGCCTCAGCGGTGAGTTCAGGTCACATTGCCGGTGCGGCAATCGATGTGTTTCCCGTAGAACCAAAGTCAAATCAAGATGAATTCAATAGCCCACTTCGTGGTTTAGACAATGTAATCTTAACTCCTCATGTTGGTGGCAGCACCGCCGAAGCACAGGCAAATATTGGTATTGAGGTCGCTGGTAAATTAGCTAAATATTCAGATAATGGCTCCACAATAAGTGCGGTTAACTTCCCTGAAGTATCACTTTCTTCATATGAAGGCCGCTCTCGCTTACTGCATATTCACCAAAACAAACCTGGCGTTCTTATTCAAATTAACCAAGCGTTTTCTGAAAAAGGCATCAATATTTCAGCCCAGCACTTACAAACCAAAGGCGATATTGGTTATGTAGTGATGGAAGTTGATAGTGACCAAGCACAGTCTGCACTCGCTGAATTAAACACAATTAAAGAGACTATCCGTACCAGAGTGCTATTTTAA
- a CDS encoding SirB2 family protein, which translates to MEFLTSLYPAVKHLHLTLIALSVSFFTFRFVMHLRESPILEKKFLKVAPHVIDTFLLLSGLTLCFIIKQYPFEAQWLTEKLAAVVAYIILGFIAMKAPRGKLFKIFAYIGAISWLVYAARIAMVKHSVALFS; encoded by the coding sequence ATGGAATTTTTAACCAGCCTCTACCCAGCCGTTAAGCACCTTCATTTAACTTTGATTGCATTGAGTGTAAGCTTTTTTACCTTTCGCTTTGTCATGCACTTGCGTGAATCCCCTATCTTAGAAAAGAAATTTTTAAAAGTTGCACCACATGTCATTGACACTTTTTTGCTGCTTTCAGGTCTAACACTGTGCTTTATCATCAAACAGTATCCATTTGAGGCACAATGGTTAACAGAAAAGCTTGCAGCAGTGGTGGCTTACATCATTCTTGGTTTCATTGCCATGAAAGCACCGCGCGGTAAATTGTTTAAAATTTTCGCTTATATTGGTGCCATTAGCTGGTTGGTGTATGCTGCTCGCATCGCCATGGTGAAACACTCTGTAGCGTTATTTTCATGA
- the hemA gene encoding glutamyl-tRNA reductase, protein MSLVAIGINHKTASVDLREKVAFSPDVIHTAMQELAQCAPAGEAVILSTCNRTELYCNHISAESAIAWLHKFHDIPKEQLTEHSYALENQDAINHLMRVSAGLDSLVLGEPQILGQVKQSFTKAKEAGTVGATLDRLFQTTFSVAKRIRTETDIGSAAVSVAFAAVSMAKHIFASLSNTKVLLIGAGETIELVARHLKDNGVSSITVANRTLTRAEAMCEEFDAKAVTLEHIPEHLPHADIVISSTASPLPILGKGLVETALKQRRHQPMLLVDIAVPRDIEAEVGELDDAFLYTVDDLHSIIEQNMASRKQAAEQAELIAKDESAQFSALLRSLRNVDSIRQYREQSLAVKDELVAKALNKMEQGGDQQQVILELANKLTNRLIHAPTQALTKASRQGDVNTLETLKSILGLDKH, encoded by the coding sequence ATGAGTCTTGTAGCCATTGGGATCAACCATAAAACCGCCTCCGTGGATTTGCGCGAGAAAGTCGCCTTTTCCCCCGATGTGATCCATACCGCCATGCAAGAGTTAGCTCAATGCGCTCCTGCGGGTGAAGCGGTGATCCTATCAACCTGTAATCGCACAGAGCTCTATTGCAATCATATCAGCGCAGAGTCAGCCATTGCTTGGTTACATAAGTTTCATGACATTCCTAAAGAGCAGCTGACAGAACATAGCTACGCGCTAGAAAATCAAGATGCCATAAATCATTTGATGCGAGTCTCAGCAGGTTTAGACTCATTAGTTTTGGGCGAACCGCAGATTCTTGGTCAGGTGAAACAATCATTCACCAAAGCCAAAGAAGCCGGAACCGTAGGCGCGACACTTGATCGCTTATTTCAAACCACGTTTTCAGTGGCTAAACGCATTCGAACCGAAACAGATATTGGCAGTGCAGCGGTTTCTGTTGCCTTTGCGGCCGTCAGTATGGCAAAGCACATCTTCGCCTCTTTATCGAACACCAAAGTGTTATTGATTGGCGCAGGTGAGACGATTGAGTTAGTTGCCAGACACCTAAAAGATAATGGTGTGAGTTCCATTACAGTAGCTAACCGTACTCTTACTCGTGCTGAAGCCATGTGTGAAGAGTTTGATGCAAAAGCGGTAACGCTCGAACACATACCTGAACACTTGCCTCACGCCGATATTGTCATTTCTTCAACTGCCAGTCCATTACCGATTTTAGGTAAAGGGCTTGTAGAAACGGCACTTAAGCAACGTCGCCATCAACCTATGTTGTTAGTCGATATTGCCGTACCGCGTGACATTGAAGCCGAAGTCGGCGAACTCGACGATGCCTTCTTGTATACCGTTGATGATCTCCACAGCATCATTGAACAAAACATGGCGTCACGCAAACAAGCCGCTGAGCAAGCAGAGTTAATTGCTAAAGACGAGTCAGCTCAATTCAGTGCCTTGTTGCGTTCTTTACGCAATGTAGATAGCATTCGCCAATATCGTGAACAAAGCCTTGCCGTCAAAGACGAGCTAGTAGCTAAAGCGCTTAATAAAATGGAGCAAGGCGGCGATCAACAACAAGTTATTCTAGAATTAGCCAATAAGTTAACCAACAGGCTAATTCATGCCCCAACTCAAGCCTTAACGAAAGCCAGTCGTCAAGGTGATGTAAATACATTAGAAACGTTAAAGTCCATACTTGGGCTCGACAAACACTAA
- the lolB gene encoding lipoprotein insertase outer membrane protein LolB — MFNKSLFNGITLKAFNIFCCCCALLFLTACQNLPKTDLVPVQVNQISEAKAWELRGKILIKTPEDKNSTNLYWRHTATGDQLALTTMLGTSVLNLESTPFGAKLTMDGKDYQSTNPEALLLRMTGWSVPVSLLPKWITGQIQPSEKVMRDSQGRPKQFTSIIDGVKWQLTYVRWQRLNGVELPRQLTLSRPNLSLKIQLNQWQALALQGSK, encoded by the coding sequence ATGTTCAACAAATCCTTGTTTAACGGTATCACCTTGAAAGCATTTAATATCTTCTGCTGTTGTTGCGCTTTATTATTTCTTACCGCATGTCAAAACTTGCCTAAAACCGACTTAGTTCCCGTTCAGGTGAATCAAATCTCCGAGGCCAAAGCTTGGGAATTACGTGGCAAAATTTTGATAAAAACACCTGAAGATAAAAACTCCACCAATCTTTATTGGCGTCATACCGCTACAGGTGATCAACTGGCACTGACGACTATGCTGGGTACATCTGTACTTAATCTTGAAAGCACGCCTTTTGGAGCCAAATTAACCATGGATGGCAAAGATTATCAAAGCACTAATCCAGAAGCGCTATTATTGAGAATGACAGGCTGGAGTGTGCCGGTTTCTTTATTGCCAAAATGGATCACTGGACAAATTCAACCGTCAGAGAAGGTTATGCGTGATTCACAAGGAAGACCTAAACAGTTTACTAGCATTATTGATGGCGTAAAATGGCAATTAACTTACGTTCGTTGGCAAAGGTTAAATGGTGTGGAGTTACCAAGGCAACTGACGTTATCACGCCCTAACTTATCGCTAAAAATTCAGTTAAACCAATGGCAAGCGCTCGCCTTACAAGGTTCTAAATAA